A single genomic interval of Aegicerativicinus sediminis harbors:
- a CDS encoding acyl-CoA reductase produces the protein MQLNQRIEAFTKLGALLYQYVNIKKEKKTFQDEALLSLDDICLKANQQNSWFTEDNILHSLEGWAEQLTSEQLHKWLEPYNLKKSCCKTVAIIMAGNIPLVGFHDFLSVLVSGHKVLIKLSSNDDVLLKGIVKLLIQIEPEYSPLISFTDKQLSDFDAVIATGSNNTSRYFEYYFGKNPNIIRKNRNSIAILSGEESEEDLSLLCNDVMRYYGLGCRNVSKLFVPENYNFDKFFNALYNWKDIINENRYANNYDYNKAVYLMSEFQLLDNGFVILKEDPNYASPISVIFYEYYNSLDDLKNRIASEKDLIQCIVSKGIFEDEVSFGTTQKPQLWNYADNVDTIEFLLSICE, from the coding sequence ATGCAATTAAACCAAAGAATTGAGGCTTTTACAAAACTAGGTGCCCTTTTATACCAATACGTTAATATCAAAAAGGAGAAAAAAACCTTTCAAGATGAAGCTCTCTTATCCTTAGATGACATTTGCCTCAAAGCAAACCAACAGAATAGCTGGTTTACGGAAGACAACATTCTACATTCCTTGGAAGGTTGGGCTGAACAATTAACCTCAGAACAACTTCATAAATGGTTAGAACCATATAACCTAAAAAAAAGCTGTTGCAAAACTGTTGCAATTATTATGGCGGGGAATATACCACTCGTCGGATTTCACGATTTTCTGTCAGTGCTTGTCAGCGGCCACAAAGTGCTCATAAAATTATCATCCAACGATGACGTATTATTAAAGGGTATCGTTAAGCTCCTTATTCAAATTGAACCAGAGTATTCGCCCTTAATATCCTTCACAGATAAACAACTTTCAGATTTTGATGCCGTGATTGCCACGGGTAGTAATAATACCTCTAGATACTTTGAATATTATTTCGGCAAAAACCCAAATATTATTAGAAAGAATAGAAATTCCATTGCCATACTTTCCGGCGAGGAATCGGAGGAAGACCTTTCTTTATTATGTAATGACGTTATGCGTTATTATGGATTGGGTTGCCGCAATGTCTCCAAACTATTTGTTCCTGAAAATTACAACTTCGACAAATTTTTTAATGCTCTTTACAACTGGAAGGATATAATTAATGAAAATAGGTATGCCAATAATTATGACTACAATAAAGCGGTATACCTAATGAGCGAATTTCAACTTTTGGATAATGGATTTGTCATCCTAAAAGAGGATCCAAATTACGCCTCACCTATTTCAGTAATTTTTTACGAATACTACAATAGTTTAGACGATTTAAAAAATCGGATTGCTTCTGAAAAGGACTTAATACAGTGCATTGTTTCCAAAGGAATATTTGAAGATGAAGTTTCTTTTGGAACAACCCAAAAACCGCAATTATGGAATTATGCGGATAATGTCGATACCATTGAATTTTTATTAAGTATTTGTGAATAA
- a CDS encoding 4Fe-4S dicluster domain-containing protein, protein MAIIITDECINCGACEPECPNTAIYEGADDWRYKDGTSLTGSVVLPNGKEVDADEAQEPVSDEIYYIVPDKCTECKGFHEEPQCAAVCPVDCCVPDEDHVETEEELLGKQRFMHPEE, encoded by the coding sequence ATGGCAATTATAATAACTGACGAATGTATTAACTGTGGGGCTTGTGAACCAGAATGCCCCAATACAGCAATTTATGAAGGCGCCGATGATTGGCGCTATAAAGATGGTACTAGTTTAACTGGAAGTGTTGTGCTTCCAAATGGAAAAGAGGTAGATGCCGATGAAGCCCAGGAGCCGGTAAGTGATGAAATTTATTACATAGTACCAGATAAGTGTACTGAGTGTAAAGGTTTCCACGAAGAACCTCAATGTGCTGCAGTATGCCCAGTTGATTGTTGTGTTCCTGATGAAGACCATGTAGAAACAGAGGAGGAGTTATTAGGAAAGCAACGTTTTATGCATCCGGAAGAATAA